Part of the Bacteroidota bacterium genome, TTTTCAAAATTAACTGTATAAGTTCCGTCATCGTTTCGTGTGAATGCTCCCATTTCCTGGAAATAATTAAACCTCATCATATTGGCTTTTCCATGCGCACTGGCGGCACCGAATCGGCTCGAACGGAAGATACCTGCAAAGAAGGTTACATAATTGTCCATTACCTGTCCTTCAGTTAATTCACCCATCTCATAAAGTTTGGTTACCAGGTAAAGTCCCATGATATCTGCTTTACCCTCTTCAATAGCTGAATATTGCTCCTTAAGCGACTCCCTTGCCGTTCCTTTGCCACTGATGGTATTTTTTATTCCCATGGCATGACCTACTTCATGAAACATCGTGTTCTCAAAGAATGCGTTAAACTTAACATACTGACGTTGTGCCGGATCTATCAATACATCCGAAATAGGAAGCAGGATTTTGTCGAATTTGGCCTGCATGGCATTTTTTAACTGCAATTTACGGGATCCGACTTTAACATGCACTTCTTCATCGTTGGGAAGGTTGATGGCAATGGTCTTGCTTCCTGCATTGCAATCACCGGCATAATAGATAACATCATATACGTTCATATCTGCATCGGAACCCGGAACATCCTTTTTGTATTCATCTTTTACAGGAAGGCCGGCCTGCAATGCAGGTAACATGGCGCTGAATTTCTCCAGCTTCTTGCTCCAGGCTATGTCCTTAAGCAGGATGAAGGATTCATAAGCTGTTTTATAACCAAAAAGCTGATCTTCGTAGTTTTCGATGGGGCCGACAACAAAATCGATATCTGAGGTCTTCATCTCCATCCAGGCAAAATCACTGGCCTGGAATTCATCCGTGGTAAGGGCATCGGCACGCATTTCCAGGTATTTTTTCAGGAAAGGATCGTCTGCAAGCTGGGCAGCTTCTTTCATGAGCCTGGATGCTTCCTGCAACTGAGAGGCATAAGCTTCATGATACCATACCGTCTGCAATGAACCGTTTTCATCACGACGGATCAGGGTATATAAACTTGCTTTGTTTGGATCTCCATAAGCCTCAAACTCTTCCCTGGTCATATCAACCGGATAGAAATTTGCACCCTCTGGTTTTTCTCCAATTCCGCTGATAAATGGCTGGTTGTTGTTCAGCCTGTCCCAGGGACCATAGTTTATCATTGCAAAACGTTTTACGTTCTCATCACCGATCCTTTCCAGGAAACTATTTTTACAACCTATTGCCTGTCTCCAGAAAAGATCATCCATGATCTT contains:
- a CDS encoding Zn-dependent hydrolase, translating into MVSGLLIISGCGPQTKTPEEAEKAYQGIIPADIPLNPISQEEVDSRLAIYAPFQLSADVSHLSDNQKQLLVKLFDVAKIMDDLFWRQAIGCKNSFLERIGDENVKRFAMINYGPWDRLNNNQPFISGIGEKPEGANFYPVDMTREEFEAYGDPNKASLYTLIRRDENGSLQTVWYHEAYASQLQEASRLMKEAAQLADDPFLKKYLEMRADALTTDEFQASDFAWMEMKTSDIDFVVGPIENYEDQLFGYKTAYESFILLKDIAWSKKLEKFSAMLPALQAGLPVKDEYKKDVPGSDADMNVYDVIYYAGDCNAGSKTIAINLPNDEEVHVKVGSRKLQLKNAMQAKFDKILLPISDVLIDPAQRQYVKFNAFFENTMFHEVGHAMGIKNTISGKGTARESLKEQYSAIEEGKADIMGLYLVTKLYEMGELTEGQVMDNYVTFFAGIFRSSRFGAASAHGKANMMRFNYFQEMGAFTRNDDGTYTVNFEKMQEAMVNLMQKILYIQGDGDYETAKAWVEKSAIVSPQLQEDLDRLNASDIPVDIVFEQGVEVAGL